From Panicum hallii strain FIL2 chromosome 2, PHallii_v3.1, whole genome shotgun sequence, a single genomic window includes:
- the LOC112881363 gene encoding circumsporozoite protein-like produces MRERFPRHQDGTVTTTCSGSIDTATNTSSNTYTDPNYTDPNADPSFYTHTDPCSNSCTDPYSNPSSNAIADPCSNTSTDPCSDSSSYALADWCSDFYTDTCSYAFADPYSDAYTDPCSCTLADPFSDSCTDTCSGPCSCTLADPCSNSCTNTCSDSCSGTLADPCFDSYTDACSDPCSYTLADPCSDFYTDAFLHNRKLQLQKRKSKYK; encoded by the exons atgcgggagcggttcccgaggcacCAAGATG GGACGGTCACCACCACGTGCTCCGGCTCCATCGACACGGCCACCAACACCAGCTCCAACACCTACACCGATCCGAACTACACCGATCCGAACGCCGACCCCAGCTTCTACACCCACACCGACCCATGCTCCAACTCGTGCACCGACCCTTACTCCAACCCCAGCTCCAATGCCATCGCGGATCCCTGCTCCAACACCAGCACCGACCCGTGCTCTGACTCCAGCTCCTACGCCCTCGCCGATTGGTGCTCCGACTTCTACACCGACACGTGCTCCTACGCCTTCGCCGACCCGTACTCCGACGCCTACACCGACCCGTGCTCCTGCACCCTCGCCGACCCGTTCTCCGACTCCTGCACCGACACGTGCTCTGGCCCGTGCTCCTGCACCCTCGCCGACCCGTGCTCCAACTCCTGCACCAACACGTGCTCCGACTCCTGCTCCGGCACCCTCGCCGACCCGTGCTTTGACTCCTACACCGACGCGTGCTCCGACCCGTGCTCCTACACCCTCGCCGATCCGTGCTCCGACTTTTACACCGACGCGTTTCTACACAACAGAAAGTTACAGCTACAAAAAAGAAAATCCAAGTATAAATGA